The following coding sequences are from one Azospirillum sp. TSH100 window:
- a CDS encoding winged helix-turn-helix domain-containing protein — translation MEFDGWVLDMGRRELTGADGVAVSLSTSEFLLLEAFVRRPGLVLSREQLLDLTKGRAADAFDRSIDNQVSRLRRKVETDPRNPALIKTVWGSGYSFAADVRDLP, via the coding sequence GTGGAGTTCGACGGCTGGGTGCTGGACATGGGGCGGCGGGAGTTGACGGGCGCCGATGGCGTGGCGGTCTCGCTCAGCACGTCGGAGTTCCTGCTGCTGGAGGCGTTCGTGCGGCGCCCCGGCCTCGTGCTCTCCCGCGAGCAGCTGCTCGACCTGACCAAGGGCAGGGCCGCCGACGCCTTCGACCGCAGCATCGACAATCAGGTCAGCCGTCTCCGCCGCAAGGTGGAAACCGATCCGCGAAACCCGGCCCTGATCAAGACGGTCTGGGGCAGCGGCTATTCCTTCGCCGCCGACGTGAGGGATCTGCCGTGA
- a CDS encoding multidrug effflux MFS transporter, translating to MIASVQTPAAPTRHGWRVLAILSALMGFASISTDLYLPAMPAMGQALGADAGMVELTVSGYLVGFSLGQLLWGPISDRFGRRLPVAAGLALFALGSAGCAMAGSAEVLIGWRVMQAVGACAGVVLARAMVRDLYEGPRAAQMLSTLMTVMAVAPLLGPVIGGQILVVAGWRAIFWVLVGVGLATLAALFTLPETLPPERRNREPLGRALLGYGALIRQRRLLGYAGAGGFFYGGMFAYIAGTPFAYVTYHHVPPQIYGLLFGAGIVGIMATNTLNARLVRRLGGDRLLLWGAGVAALAGGLVSVTAWSGWGGLWGLAVPLFLFVSATGFIVANSIAGALAGFPERAGAVSALVGAVHYGSGIVSSAAIGAFADGTPRPMGWVIALAGVGCLSCAWLLVPTTRTAARST from the coding sequence ATGATCGCCAGTGTTCAGACGCCGGCAGCGCCGACCCGCCATGGCTGGCGCGTGCTCGCGATTCTCAGCGCGCTGATGGGCTTCGCGTCGATCTCGACCGACCTGTACCTGCCGGCCATGCCGGCGATGGGCCAAGCGCTCGGCGCCGATGCCGGCATGGTCGAGTTGACGGTGTCGGGCTATCTCGTCGGCTTCAGCCTGGGACAGCTCCTGTGGGGCCCGATCAGCGACCGCTTCGGCCGCCGCCTGCCGGTGGCGGCCGGGCTGGCTCTGTTCGCGCTGGGTTCGGCCGGCTGCGCCATGGCGGGCAGCGCCGAGGTACTGATCGGCTGGCGCGTCATGCAGGCGGTGGGGGCGTGCGCCGGCGTGGTGCTGGCGCGGGCCATGGTGCGCGACCTCTACGAGGGCCCTCGCGCGGCCCAGATGCTTTCGACGCTGATGACCGTGATGGCCGTCGCCCCGCTCCTCGGACCCGTCATCGGTGGGCAGATCCTCGTGGTCGCGGGCTGGCGGGCGATCTTCTGGGTGCTGGTCGGCGTCGGCCTTGCCACGCTCGCCGCCCTGTTCACCCTGCCCGAGACGTTGCCGCCGGAGCGGCGCAACCGCGAGCCGCTTGGCCGGGCGCTGCTCGGCTACGGCGCGCTGATCCGTCAGCGCCGGCTGCTCGGTTACGCCGGGGCGGGTGGGTTCTTCTACGGGGGCATGTTCGCCTACATCGCCGGCACGCCCTTTGCCTACGTCACGTACCACCACGTGCCGCCGCAGATATACGGCCTGCTGTTCGGCGCCGGAATCGTCGGCATCATGGCGACCAACACGCTCAACGCGCGGCTGGTGCGGCGGTTGGGCGGCGACCGGCTGTTGCTGTGGGGTGCCGGGGTTGCCGCGCTCGCCGGTGGCTTGGTGTCGGTGACGGCTTGGAGCGGGTGGGGCGGGTTGTGGGGGCTGGCGGTGCCGCTGTTCCTGTTCGTCTCGGCCACCGGCTTCATCGTCGCCAACTCCATCGCCGGTGCGTTGGCTGGCTTCCCCGAACGCGCCGGCGCCGTATCGGCGCTGGTCGGAGCGGTCCACTACGGCAGCGGCATCGTCAGCTCGGCCGCGATCGGCGCTTTCGCCGACGGCACGCCCCGGCCGATGGGCTGGGTCATCGCACTTGCCGGCGTCGGCTGCCTGTCGTGCGCGTGGTTGCTGGTTCCAACCACCCGTACAGCCGCAAGGTCAACATAA
- a CDS encoding LysR family transcriptional regulator, which produces MQREDLVDLNAFLLVAEERSFTRAAAKLGTSQSTLSHTIRRLETRIGVRLLTRTTRSVAPTDAGERLLATLRPALDVIDAQLVSLGELRERPAGTIRITTSEHAATTVLWPALEKLLPNYPDIHVELSIDSSFSDIVTERFDAGVRLGEALAKDMIATRIGPDLRMVVVGSPAYFKSRPIPHSPQDLAEHRCINLRLQSSGTLYAWELKKSSRELRVRVEGQLAFNNVGMIVQAATAGFGLAFVMEDRVSAHLADGRLIRVLEDWSQPFPGYHLYYPSRRQPSAAFAVLLDALRYRG; this is translated from the coding sequence ATGCAACGCGAGGATCTGGTTGACCTCAACGCCTTCCTGCTCGTAGCCGAGGAGAGGAGCTTCACCCGCGCTGCCGCGAAGCTGGGCACGTCGCAATCGACGTTGAGCCATACGATCCGGCGTCTGGAGACGCGGATCGGCGTGCGCTTGCTGACCCGGACCACCCGCAGCGTTGCGCCGACGGACGCGGGCGAACGGCTGCTCGCCACATTGAGGCCGGCACTGGACGTCATTGACGCCCAGCTCGTCTCTCTGGGAGAACTGCGCGAGAGGCCGGCCGGGACGATCCGGATCACCACGTCCGAGCATGCCGCAACGACCGTCCTGTGGCCTGCTCTCGAAAAGCTGCTCCCCAACTATCCCGACATCCACGTCGAGTTGAGCATTGACTCCTCATTCTCCGATATCGTGACCGAACGGTTCGATGCTGGCGTTCGATTGGGCGAAGCGCTTGCCAAGGATATGATCGCCACCAGGATCGGCCCGGATCTGCGCATGGTGGTGGTCGGATCTCCCGCCTATTTCAAATCACGGCCAATCCCCCATTCACCACAGGACTTGGCCGAGCACCGGTGCATCAATCTTCGGCTCCAGAGTTCCGGGACTTTGTATGCCTGGGAGCTGAAGAAGAGCAGTCGCGAACTGCGGGTAAGAGTCGAGGGACAGCTCGCATTCAACAATGTCGGGATGATCGTCCAGGCGGCAACCGCGGGGTTCGGCTTGGCGTTTGTCATGGAAGACCGAGTGTCGGCGCATCTGGCGGATGGGCGCCTGATACGTGTCCTGGAGGATTGGAGCCAGCCTTTCCCCGGCTACCACCTCTATTATCCAAGCAGGCGCCAACCGTCCGCCGCATTTGCGGTCCTGTTGGACGCGCTGCGATATCGTGGATGA
- a CDS encoding intermembrane transport protein PqiB, with product MPVLAATLSVVVGYQAWRQRGTAITIDFRSASGIVAGQTQIRYRSAQIGSVEAVRLAEDRSHLRITARIDGTFAGWLTEGARFWIVQPRLGAEALSGFETLLTGPYIEFDPAGMAKTQPETRFTGLDQPPDIRAGEHGSVYLLQTERLGPLSAGSTVSFRDQPVGSVLDVDPPVADGPITLRIFIRAPYDGYVRAETRFWNSSGIRLDLGSTGLTLELESLRAALGGGIAFETPPDKLGGPAAPSGAAFPLLADRSVAAAADTAGRVEILTYFDEAIDGLGVGSPVDLQGLRVGTVTAVGLVHDARTRRFRVAVHLTVEPDRLLGSGSTRSEAERLLSGRAGERYRIALRTGNLLTGAKHLSIEHWNDAPEPDGPAAIAQAVEGSGAILLPSLPGTGSDPIAALSAVAGRIDALPLEAIGTRLVSALAAIDGLAGSARTLLRKADNGLGPAMAQLPQLMRAGAQSLNAVQTLARSLEEGYGAESSFRRQTEQGVRQAAEAAKALRRLAELLESHPEALIQGRGP from the coding sequence GTGCCGGTGCTGGCGGCCACCCTCTCGGTGGTGGTCGGTTACCAGGCATGGCGTCAGCGGGGAACAGCCATCACCATCGACTTCCGGAGCGCCTCGGGCATTGTCGCCGGCCAGACCCAGATCCGCTATCGCTCGGCCCAGATCGGCAGTGTGGAGGCGGTGCGGTTGGCCGAGGACCGCTCGCACCTGCGCATCACCGCGAGGATCGACGGCACCTTTGCCGGCTGGCTGACGGAAGGCGCCCGATTCTGGATCGTGCAGCCCCGGCTCGGCGCCGAGGCGCTGTCGGGCTTCGAAACCTTGCTGACCGGCCCATACATCGAGTTCGACCCGGCCGGGATGGCCAAAACGCAGCCGGAAACCCGCTTCACCGGCCTCGATCAGCCTCCCGATATCCGCGCCGGGGAACATGGCTCCGTCTATCTTCTGCAAACCGAAAGGTTGGGGCCGCTGTCGGCCGGATCGACCGTGAGCTTTCGCGATCAGCCGGTCGGTTCCGTGCTGGATGTCGATCCGCCGGTCGCGGATGGCCCGATCACGCTCCGGATCTTCATCCGTGCCCCCTATGACGGCTATGTCCGGGCCGAGACCCGCTTCTGGAACAGCAGCGGCATCCGCCTCGATCTTGGCTCGACCGGTCTGACTCTGGAACTGGAAAGTCTGCGGGCGGCCCTGGGTGGCGGCATCGCCTTCGAAACCCCGCCGGACAAGCTGGGAGGACCGGCGGCGCCGTCGGGTGCGGCATTCCCGCTGCTTGCGGACCGAAGCGTGGCTGCGGCGGCCGATACCGCCGGCCGGGTGGAGATCCTCACCTATTTCGATGAGGCCATCGATGGTCTTGGCGTCGGCTCTCCCGTCGATCTTCAGGGCCTGCGGGTCGGCACTGTCACCGCCGTAGGCCTGGTCCACGACGCCAGGACCCGGCGGTTTCGCGTGGCCGTTCACCTGACGGTGGAGCCGGACCGCCTCCTTGGGAGCGGCAGCACCCGGTCCGAGGCAGAGCGCCTGCTGTCCGGCCGGGCTGGGGAGCGCTATCGGATCGCGCTGCGGACCGGCAATCTGTTGACGGGCGCGAAGCATCTGTCGATCGAACACTGGAACGATGCTCCGGAGCCGGACGGGCCGGCGGCGATCGCACAGGCGGTGGAGGGCAGCGGCGCGATCCTGCTGCCGTCGCTCCCCGGCACGGGAAGCGATCCGATTGCCGCACTCAGCGCGGTGGCGGGCCGGATCGATGCCCTCCCGCTGGAGGCGATCGGCACCCGACTGGTTTCGGCCCTCGCCGCCATCGACGGGCTGGCCGGCAGTGCCCGGACCCTTCTGCGCAAGGCGGACAACGGGCTGGGACCGGCCATGGCGCAGTTGCCGCAACTGATGCGGGCCGGCGCCCAATCCCTGAACGCCGTGCAGACATTGGCACGCTCTCTGGAGGAAGGCTATGGCGCGGAGTCGTCGTTCCGGCGGCAGACTGAGCAGGGTGTGCGGCAGGCTGCCGAGGCCGCCAAGGCCTTGCGCCGGCTCGCCGAACTGCTGGAGAGCCACCCCGAGGCCCTGATCCAGGGGCGCGGGCCATGA
- a CDS encoding SDR family oxidoreductase → MANDVIVVIGSGGIGLAIARRQGFGKTVLLADFSETVLQAAVDGMTAAGYTVEAQGVDVASRESVRALAGKAASLGSVTQVINTAGLSPNMASPAKVLEVDLYGSAVVFEEFEHVIARGGAGLVISSMAGHMMPPLPADQEHALAFAPADELLNLPILKGDAVPNSLVAYMIAKRANHLRAQAAAMSWGARGARVNSISPGIIVTPLAQHELNSEIGDGYRAMIAASPSKRMAPPEEIAVAASYLLGPDAGFITGSDLLIDGGVIAAMRAGKLPVPD, encoded by the coding sequence ATGGCGAACGACGTGATCGTGGTGATCGGATCCGGCGGCATCGGTCTGGCGATCGCCCGGCGGCAGGGCTTCGGTAAGACGGTGCTGCTCGCAGACTTCAGCGAGACGGTGCTGCAGGCTGCGGTGGACGGCATGACGGCGGCCGGTTACACCGTCGAGGCGCAGGGCGTCGACGTCGCTTCGCGGGAGTCGGTGCGCGCGCTTGCCGGCAAGGCAGCGTCGCTGGGCAGCGTGACGCAGGTCATCAACACCGCCGGCCTGTCGCCGAACATGGCGTCCCCTGCCAAGGTGCTGGAGGTCGACCTTTACGGATCGGCCGTGGTGTTCGAGGAGTTCGAGCACGTCATCGCCCGTGGTGGCGCTGGTCTGGTCATCTCCAGCATGGCAGGCCACATGATGCCGCCCCTGCCAGCAGATCAGGAGCACGCGCTGGCCTTCGCGCCCGCCGATGAGTTGCTCAATCTGCCTATCCTGAAGGGGGACGCCGTGCCCAATTCGCTTGTCGCATACATGATCGCCAAGCGCGCCAATCACCTTCGCGCGCAGGCGGCCGCGATGAGCTGGGGCGCTCGCGGTGCGCGCGTCAATTCGATCAGCCCCGGGATCATCGTGACGCCGCTCGCGCAGCACGAGCTGAACTCGGAGATCGGAGATGGCTATCGCGCCATGATCGCCGCCTCTCCGTCCAAGCGGATGGCCCCGCCCGAGGAAATCGCGGTGGCGGCCTCCTATCTGCTGGGGCCCGATGCGGGATTCATCACCGGCAGCGACCTGCTGATCGATGGCGGTGTGATCGCGGCGATGCGTGCGGGCAAGCTGCCGGTTCCGGATTGA
- a CDS encoding membrane integrity-associated transporter subunit PqiC — MTAGYFPGATGRRVLLGWLLAVSLAGCTSARLDWFRPVPLAGPVRADVMARVELRDVTVARALDRPDILRLAGDTRLVPTGGQWAAAPGDLIAAVLRRNLADRLPAATVTDAVSGIATGAIDGVGAPAVLVEVRIDRFEADADGRAVLTAHFVLRHPHSPRPPAERSVEETVSPAGPGPDALVLALSRALARLADRIADALTAS, encoded by the coding sequence ATGACGGCCGGATATTTCCCCGGGGCCACCGGCCGGCGCGTCCTGCTGGGATGGCTGCTCGCGGTGTCGCTGGCCGGTTGCACCTCCGCCCGGCTGGACTGGTTCCGTCCTGTACCGCTTGCCGGACCCGTGCGTGCGGACGTCATGGCGCGGGTCGAACTGCGCGACGTGACGGTGGCGCGCGCCTTGGATCGCCCGGACATTCTCAGACTGGCCGGCGACACCCGGTTGGTTCCGACCGGCGGGCAATGGGCAGCCGCGCCGGGCGACCTGATTGCCGCCGTGCTGCGACGGAACCTGGCCGACCGGCTGCCCGCCGCCACCGTGACCGATGCCGTCAGTGGCATCGCGACCGGCGCCATCGACGGAGTCGGCGCTCCAGCTGTCCTGGTCGAGGTCAGGATCGACCGGTTCGAGGCCGACGCCGACGGACGCGCCGTTCTAACCGCGCATTTCGTCCTGCGCCATCCCCATTCCCCACGCCCTCCCGCTGAACGGAGCGTCGAGGAAACCGTCAGTCCCGCCGGCCCCGGACCGGATGCGCTCGTCCTGGCGCTGAGCCGGGCTCTCGCGCGCCTTGCCGACCGTATCGCGGACGCGCTTACGGCTTCTTGA
- a CDS encoding FCD domain-containing protein yields the protein MERVLRERRATITLAEFSTLDRRIDQLILTAAGEPFLEHTLRPLQTLFRRIGFIHHTHMVGQTNLDGTIGHHLAVLNAVANRHPDRAVTASDALMDFIDGMFAAMETGIAPSLLGCSIESLL from the coding sequence ATGGAGCGCGTACTGCGCGAAAGGCGCGCCACCATCACGTTGGCGGAATTCAGCACGCTGGACCGACGGATCGACCAGTTGATCCTGACGGCGGCGGGAGAACCCTTCCTGGAGCATACGCTCCGCCCGCTTCAGACCCTGTTTCGGCGGATCGGCTTCATCCATCACACCCACATGGTGGGGCAGACGAACCTCGACGGGACAATCGGTCATCATCTGGCGGTTCTGAACGCCGTAGCGAATCGCCACCCCGACAGGGCGGTCACCGCCTCGGATGCGCTGATGGATTTCATCGATGGTATGTTCGCTGCGATGGAAACCGGTATCGCCCCCTCCCTGCTGGGTTGCAGCATTGAGTCGTTGCTCTGA
- a CDS encoding cell wall metabolism sensor histidine kinase WalK, with the protein MTGLLRRLVPRTLFTQMVLLLTAAAVVGKLGSWVVYLDERALAIQQPRLDDTIAKTAATIRLVAATPAALHDDVLEASGSAEFRFWWDRKELAAYVHQTEETLAARARLSAMVGTSFRGPGPDHAAYHAELLDNGETKQRMLQNVEELRLTAEAILSFAREEGGEEARAMDLVSLVESVCDDMADGGAAAVSVAPAGAEVRVVVDDRGPGIAPVDLERVFEPFVRLERSRNRSTGGVGLGLSIARSIARGHGGDIVLENRPDGGLRATLTLPAMHSVGDRPAGFGGAFGEVQPMTG; encoded by the coding sequence GTGACCGGCCTGCTCCGCCGCCTCGTGCCGCGGACCCTGTTCACCCAGATGGTCCTGCTGCTTACCGCCGCCGCCGTCGTGGGAAAGCTGGGAAGCTGGGTCGTCTATCTGGACGAGCGCGCCCTGGCGATCCAGCAGCCGCGGCTGGACGACACCATCGCCAAGACCGCCGCGACCATCCGGCTGGTCGCGGCGACGCCTGCCGCCCTTCACGACGATGTTCTGGAAGCGTCCGGCAGCGCCGAATTCCGCTTCTGGTGGGATCGCAAGGAACTGGCCGCCTATGTCCACCAGACGGAGGAAACCCTTGCGGCGCGCGCCCGGCTCAGCGCCATGGTCGGGACGTCGTTCCGAGGTCCGGGTCCAGATCATGCGGCCTACCACGCCGAACTGCTCGACAACGGCGAGACGAAGCAGAGAATGCTGCAAAATGTCGAGGAGTTGCGGCTGACCGCCGAAGCCATCCTGAGCTTCGCCCGCGAGGAGGGTGGGGAGGAGGCTCGGGCCATGGATCTCGTCTCGCTGGTCGAGAGCGTCTGCGATGACATGGCCGATGGCGGCGCGGCGGCCGTGTCGGTGGCTCCAGCCGGTGCGGAGGTTCGTGTGGTGGTCGACGACCGCGGGCCGGGCATTGCGCCGGTGGATTTGGAACGGGTCTTCGAGCCGTTCGTACGCCTCGAACGGTCACGGAACCGCTCCACCGGGGGCGTTGGCCTGGGCCTGTCCATCGCCCGTTCCATCGCCCGGGGGCATGGGGGAGACATTGTCCTGGAGAACCGGCCGGATGGCGGGCTGCGTGCAACCCTCACCCTGCCGGCCATGCACAGCGTGGGCGACCGGCCGGCCGGATTTGGAGGGGCATTTGGAGAGGTTCAGCCGATGACGGGCTGA
- a CDS encoding DUF3313 domain-containing protein has product MPQILAASRARRRLIPAAVVAFVCALVAACASPDPVAYAGLKSSSYLAPNPQDDTGRIPFRYNTGMNWRDYDQIIIDPVAIYRGADQQFGDMSEEDKRALADHMQRSFTAELSPRFRTVQTPAPHTLRLRLTLTGAATTTPVLGTLSRFDIAGGLYNGVQSVRGGEGTMTGSVIYAVEIYDAPSDRLLDAFIAKQYPNPYNIPSSFGSLAAARTGIDKGAAALAAQLR; this is encoded by the coding sequence ATGCCTCAAATCCTCGCCGCGTCACGGGCACGCCGACGCCTCATTCCGGCGGCCGTCGTCGCTTTCGTCTGCGCACTGGTCGCCGCCTGCGCCAGTCCCGATCCCGTCGCCTACGCCGGCCTCAAATCCTCCTCCTATCTCGCCCCTAATCCACAGGATGACACCGGCCGGATTCCGTTCCGCTACAACACCGGGATGAACTGGCGCGACTATGACCAGATCATCATCGATCCGGTCGCGATCTACCGCGGCGCCGACCAGCAGTTCGGCGACATGTCCGAGGAGGACAAGAGGGCACTCGCCGACCACATGCAGCGCAGCTTCACCGCGGAGCTGTCGCCCCGCTTCCGCACCGTCCAAACCCCAGCACCGCACACCCTGCGTCTCAGGCTGACCCTGACCGGCGCCGCCACCACGACGCCGGTGCTGGGGACTCTGTCGCGCTTCGACATCGCCGGCGGCCTCTACAACGGGGTGCAGTCGGTGCGTGGCGGCGAGGGCACGATGACAGGTTCGGTGATCTACGCGGTCGAGATTTACGATGCGCCATCGGACCGGCTGCTGGATGCCTTCATCGCCAAGCAGTACCCCAATCCCTACAACATCCCATCGAGCTTCGGATCGCTGGCGGCAGCCAGGACCGGCATCGACAAGGGCGCCGCGGCCTTGGCGGCGCAACTGCGATGA
- a CDS encoding TetR/AcrR family transcriptional regulator has product MTIIARDGPGRLTLDAIVKESGMSKGALLHHFHNKSAVMAALLAYQTEQFEEASRHFLAENEDALAYPQLAAQIDTLRQTLTRQRAIAFAVFAVVAENPDLLSSAREHSAKTVAKIKAEATDPDLALLRWAAARGLAVTELLGMCPLSQEDRDRLFDRLFDDDRWTGCQSSAL; this is encoded by the coding sequence TTGACGATCATCGCGCGGGATGGGCCGGGGCGGCTCACGCTCGATGCGATCGTCAAGGAAAGCGGGATGAGCAAGGGCGCCCTCCTGCACCACTTCCACAACAAGAGCGCGGTGATGGCGGCGCTTCTCGCCTATCAGACCGAACAGTTCGAGGAGGCTTCGCGGCATTTCCTGGCCGAAAATGAGGATGCGCTCGCCTATCCGCAGTTGGCCGCCCAGATCGATACCCTGCGCCAGACGCTGACCCGGCAACGCGCCATCGCCTTCGCCGTCTTCGCGGTCGTCGCCGAGAATCCGGACCTGCTGAGCAGTGCGCGGGAGCACTCGGCGAAAACCGTCGCAAAGATCAAAGCGGAGGCAACCGACCCCGATCTCGCGCTGCTCCGCTGGGCAGCGGCGCGGGGGCTGGCCGTCACCGAACTGCTGGGGATGTGCCCCCTGTCCCAGGAGGACCGTGACCGGCTGTTCGACCGGCTGTTCGACGATGACAGATGGACGGGATGCCAGTCATCGGCGTTGTGA
- a CDS encoding SDR family oxidoreductase, which yields MSSTIDGKVIVITGASSGLGEATARHLANAGATLVLGARRLDRLQALARELNLAPGAAVQTDVTDREQVKRLVDAAVSAHGRIDVIVNNAGLMPHSPLERGKVEDWDRMIDVNLKGVLYGIAAALPHMTRQKSGHIINVSSVAGHKVRPGSAVYAATKAAVRMLSEGLRMEVKPYNIRTTIISPGAVQSELPQSITEADVAKGIRDFYQAVAIPADSFARMVAFAISQPDDVDVNEILFRPTAQEL from the coding sequence ATGAGCAGCACCATCGACGGGAAGGTCATCGTCATTACGGGCGCCAGCAGCGGGCTGGGCGAGGCCACCGCGCGGCACCTTGCGAACGCGGGCGCGACGCTGGTCCTCGGCGCCCGCCGGCTGGACCGGCTCCAGGCCCTGGCCCGCGAGCTGAACCTCGCGCCGGGCGCCGCGGTGCAGACCGACGTCACCGACCGCGAGCAGGTCAAGCGCCTGGTCGACGCGGCGGTCTCCGCCCACGGCCGGATCGATGTGATCGTCAACAACGCCGGCTTGATGCCGCACTCGCCGCTGGAGCGCGGCAAGGTGGAGGACTGGGACCGGATGATCGACGTCAACCTCAAGGGCGTGCTCTACGGCATCGCCGCGGCGCTCCCCCACATGACGCGGCAGAAGAGCGGGCACATCATCAACGTCTCCTCGGTCGCCGGCCACAAGGTACGCCCGGGCAGCGCGGTCTACGCGGCGACCAAGGCGGCGGTGCGCATGCTGTCCGAGGGGCTGCGGATGGAGGTGAAGCCCTACAACATCCGCACCACCATCATCTCGCCGGGGGCCGTGCAGTCGGAGCTGCCGCAGAGCATCACCGAGGCCGACGTCGCCAAGGGCATCCGGGACTTCTATCAGGCCGTTGCCATTCCGGCCGACAGCTTCGCGCGGATGGTCGCCTTTGCCATCAGCCAGCCCGACGACGTGGACGTGAACGAGATCCTGTTCCGCCCGACGGCGCAGGAGCTGTGA
- a CDS encoding paraquat-inducible protein A: MAADMQMPSSGGTPTGSPIHSRGAPDFAAPGYADGDCLEICDSCGQPVLLPSPEPGRRHHCSRCGELLRRDHDEPLATPLALSIGAWLLGVVTLASPLLSIRLLGRYRDSTPLSGARFFLEDGAAPLALLLVATVVMAPLLRLTLRIAMLSGLLMFRSPQRMAPRMAALLRWHDRLGAWCMPEIFLVGGIVAYVRLTTMADVQVGPAAYGLFAFVVTTLVADALFEPQSIWHALNAAEDPAPFLAGSPPQSCPCCRRSAFLPPGAPCPRCGTPLRSRKPDSVARSWALVTAAAIAYVPANLLPVMTLIRLGHAESHTIMGGVAAFAENGFWPLAVIVFVTSVLFPLLKLAGLSAMLLHVSRPSGDRAWIYTRLYSLIEALGRWSMIDVFIVAVLIALLRFDAAASVVAGPGGIFFGAVVVLTMLAARAFDPRLLWDAGTCPAAVPSCGRR, encoded by the coding sequence ATGGCCGCCGACATGCAGATGCCCTCGAGCGGCGGAACCCCTACGGGTTCCCCGATCCACTCCAGGGGCGCCCCTGACTTCGCCGCTCCCGGCTACGCCGACGGTGACTGCCTAGAGATCTGCGATTCCTGCGGCCAACCGGTTCTGCTGCCTTCGCCGGAGCCGGGCCGCCGCCATCATTGTTCGCGTTGCGGCGAGTTGCTCAGGCGGGATCATGACGAACCGCTTGCGACGCCCCTGGCGCTGTCCATCGGCGCCTGGCTCCTCGGCGTCGTTACCCTTGCGTCGCCGCTCCTCTCAATCCGGCTGCTTGGACGCTACAGGGACAGTACCCCGCTGTCCGGTGCCCGCTTCTTCCTGGAGGACGGTGCCGCCCCGCTCGCCCTGCTGCTGGTCGCGACGGTGGTGATGGCGCCGCTGCTGCGTCTGACTCTGCGGATCGCGATGCTGTCGGGCCTTCTCATGTTCCGATCCCCGCAGCGGATGGCGCCCCGCATGGCGGCGCTGCTTCGCTGGCACGATCGGCTCGGCGCCTGGTGCATGCCCGAAATCTTCCTGGTCGGCGGGATCGTGGCCTATGTCCGGCTCACGACCATGGCGGACGTTCAGGTCGGGCCGGCGGCCTATGGCCTCTTCGCCTTCGTGGTGACGACCCTGGTTGCCGATGCCCTGTTCGAACCGCAGTCGATCTGGCATGCGCTCAACGCTGCGGAAGACCCGGCGCCTTTCCTGGCCGGCTCCCCCCCGCAAAGCTGCCCGTGCTGCCGCCGGTCGGCGTTCCTGCCGCCCGGCGCACCCTGCCCGCGCTGCGGAACCCCGCTGCGGTCGCGCAAACCCGACAGCGTGGCGCGAAGCTGGGCCCTGGTGACGGCGGCCGCCATCGCCTATGTGCCGGCCAATCTGCTGCCGGTGATGACGCTGATCCGGCTGGGTCACGCTGAATCCCACACGATCATGGGCGGTGTCGCAGCCTTCGCCGAGAACGGCTTCTGGCCGCTGGCGGTGATCGTCTTCGTGACAAGTGTCCTGTTTCCGCTGCTGAAGCTTGCCGGCCTGTCGGCGATGCTTCTGCATGTGAGCAGGCCGTCCGGCGACCGGGCCTGGATCTACACACGTCTCTACAGCCTGATCGAGGCGCTGGGTCGCTGGTCAATGATCGACGTCTTCATCGTGGCCGTGCTGATCGCGCTGCTTCGGTTCGATGCCGCCGCCTCGGTCGTCGCCGGTCCCGGCGGTATCTTCTTCGGAGCGGTGGTCGTCCTGACCATGCTGGCCGCCAGGGCATTCGATCCGCGGCTGCTGTGGGATGCCGGCACCTGCCCGGCGGCCGTCCCGTCCTGTGGGAGGCGGTGA